The following proteins are co-located in the Arvicanthis niloticus isolate mArvNil1 unplaced genomic scaffold, mArvNil1.pat.X pat_scaffold_275_arrow_ctg1, whole genome shotgun sequence genome:
- the LOC117701849 gene encoding paired immunoglobulin-like receptor B — protein MIRTCSSALIRRPQGLRQFCRGEDLLSLRDKSLTKNSLPGLTLGLWIPVLTGSLPKPTLRAHPDSVVSMRTKVTLLCDANIGANKYMFYKNGHQYAIVTNNQQKPENKTKFALSYVDQQIAGQYQCSYKTQGKSSDFSDPLELVVTGAYGKPSLSAQTSHVVTSGDYVTLLCESRQYYHGFILMVEGPQKLFWKQDSQYNLSTGKFQALFSVGPVSPNQRWIYKCYSYDKNKPQVWSEPSEPLELLVSGNLQKPTIKAEPGSVITSRGAMTIWCQGNLDAEICFLNKEVISETWSTQTSQEPGNKVKFFIPSVTEEHTGHYRCYCYSSAGWSEPSDTLELVVTGEGTVRFSTPGSALRSIPLPQRIYWYYKPMLSVLPSPVVTMGGNMTLQCASQSDYDKFILTKEDQKFTSSLDTQYINSSGLTKSQSIAVTFPLGLSKKPSLLTLQGHILDSGMSLILQCSSDINYDRFALYKVGESNIMQHPSQRTDTGLSMANFSLGRVSPSTGGQYRCYGVHNLSSEWSASSDFLDILITGEDLHRLNQNKEASLSSSLFSSGQLRVTPSLSVKPNSTVHSGENVTLLCWSMYSVDTFILSKEGSVQPPLRLKSKSQDGQFQAEFSMSAVTSHLSGTYRCYGSQDSSLYLLSHASVPVELTVSAPENRDHTMENLVRMGIAVMVLVALLILVFEARGSQRQIHHTTRR, from the exons ATGATCAGGACCTGTAGCTCAGCACTCATCAGGAGACCACAGGGTCTCAGGCAGTTCTGCAGAGGAGAGGACTTGCTCAGCCTTAGGGACAAATCTCTTACAAAGAACTCTCTTCCAGGACTGACTCTGGGCCTCTGGATCCCAGTACTGACAG GGTCCCTCCCTAAGCCTACCCTCAGAGCACACCCAGACTCTGTGGTCTCAATGAGGACTAAAGTGACCTTATTGTGTGATGCGAACATTGGAGCCAACAAGTACATGTTCTATAAAAATGGCCATCAATATGCAATAGTCACAAACAAccaacagaagccagaaaacaagACTAAATTCGCATTGTCGTATGTAGACCAGCAAATTGCAGGGCAATATCAATGTTCCTACAAGACCCAGGGTAAATCATCAGACTTCAGTGACCCCCTGGAGCTTGTGGTGACAG GAGCCTACGGGAAACCCAGCCTTTCAGCCCAAACCAGCCATGTGGTGACCTCAGGAGATTATGTCACCCTCCTGTGTGAGTCCAGGCAGTATTATCATGGCTTCATTCTGATGGTAGAAGGACCACAGAAGCTCTTCTGGAAGCAAGACTCACAGTATAACCTTTCTACTGGGAAGTTCCAGGCCCTGTTCTCTGTGGGCCCTGTGAGCCCCAACCAGAGATGGATATACAAATGCTACAGCTATGACAAGAACAAACCACAGGTGTGGTCAGAGCCTAGTGAACCCCTGGAGCTCCTGGtctcag GGAACCTCCAAAAACCAACCATCAAGGCTGAACCAGGCTCTGTGATCACCTCCAGAGGAGCCATGACCATCTGGTGTCAGGGGAATCTGGATGCAGAAATATGTTTTCTGAATAAGGAGGTAATCTCAGAAACCTGGAGCACACAGACATCACAGGAGCCCGGGAACAAGGTCAAGTTCTTCATCCCTTCtgtgacagaagagcatacagggCACTATCGCTGTTATTGTTACAGCTCAGCTGGTTGGTCAGAGCCCAGTGACACTCTGGAGCTGGTGGTGACAGGTGAGGGGACAGTCAGATTCTCAACCCCAGGCTCTGCTCTCAGGAGTATTCCCCTCCCACAGA GAATCTATTGGTACTATAAACCCATGCTGTCAGTACTTCCTAGCCCTGTGGTGACAATGGGAGGGAACATGACACTCCAGTGTGCCTCACAGAGTGACTATGATAAATTCATTCTCAccaaggaagatcagaaattcaccAGCTCACTGGACACACAGTATATAAATTCTAGTGGACT AACAAAATCTCAGTCCATAGCGGTCACTTTCCCTTTAGGACTGTCCAAGAAGCCCTCTCTGCTCACTCTCCAAGGCCATATCCTGGACTCTGGAATGAGCCTCATCCTGCAGTGTTCCTCTGACATCAACTATGACAGATTTGCTCTGTACAAGGTGGGGGAATCTAACATCATGCAACACCCTAGTCAGAGGACTGACACTGGCCTCTCCATGGCCAACTTCTCACTGGGCCGTGTGAGCCCCTCCACTGGAGGCCAATACAGATGCTATGGTGTGCACAACCTCTCCTCTGAATGGTCAGCATCTAGTGATTTCCTGGACATCCTGATCACAGGTGAGGATCTACATAGATTAAATCAG AACAAGGAAGCCAGCCTCTCATCATCCCTCTTCTCTTCAGGACAGCTCCGTGTCACTCCTTCCCTCTCAGTGAAGCCTAACTCAACAGTACACTCAGGAGAGAACGTGACCCTGCTGTGTTGGTCAATGTACAGTGTGGACACTTTCATTCTGTCCAAGGAGGGATCAGTCCAGCCACCCCTGCGACTAAAATCAAAGTCCCAAGATGGGCAGTTCCAGGCAGAATTCTCCATGAGTGCTGTGACCTCCCATCTCTCAGGCACCTACAGGTGCTATGGTTCTCAAGACTCATCTCTCTACCTGTTGTCACATGCCAGTGTCCCTGTGGAGCTCACAGTCTCAG